In Chryseobacterium gleum, a single genomic region encodes these proteins:
- a CDS encoding glycosyltransferase family 2 protein, which yields MISVVIPLYNKEKYIKETIRKVLNQTYQNFEIIIVNDGSKDKGPEIVNEIDDSRVKLFNKENGGVSSARNVGIEKSQFEYIAFLDADDEWLPNHLEEIHKLITKYKSSADVFVTNFARKYSEEKIVDNRKQDELKEGIVKDYFKVILKKGLIHTSCVCVSKKALLKAKLFDERISRGEDMDLWGRLAREYGIAYSPVITELYLQEAENNSRGKSDITKSIVYHLDFSNVTSSDEKKYLKNLLYRKYASLLKNIDFASFIKLMIKQGF from the coding sequence ATGATATCAGTAGTAATCCCTTTGTATAACAAAGAAAAATATATTAAGGAAACGATCCGCAAAGTACTGAACCAGACGTATCAGAATTTTGAAATCATTATTGTTAATGATGGAAGTAAAGATAAAGGTCCGGAAATAGTCAATGAAATTGATGATTCCAGAGTGAAATTGTTTAATAAAGAGAATGGAGGCGTTTCTTCAGCCCGTAATGTAGGGATTGAAAAATCTCAATTTGAATATATAGCTTTTTTGGATGCTGATGATGAATGGTTACCCAATCATTTAGAGGAAATTCATAAACTGATAACCAAATATAAAAGTAGTGCTGATGTCTTTGTCACGAATTTTGCAAGAAAGTATTCGGAAGAAAAAATTGTTGATAATAGAAAGCAGGATGAACTTAAAGAAGGAATTGTTAAAGATTATTTCAAAGTGATTCTCAAAAAAGGATTAATCCATACTTCTTGTGTTTGTGTAAGTAAAAAAGCTTTATTAAAAGCAAAATTATTTGATGAAAGGATTTCCAGAGGAGAGGATATGGATCTGTGGGGCAGATTAGCCAGAGAATATGGAATTGCTTATTCACCGGTAATTACGGAATTATATCTGCAGGAGGCTGAGAACAATAGTAGAGGAAAATCTGATATTACTAAATCTATTGTCTACCATTTGGATTTTTCCAATGTAACATCTTCGGATGAGAAAAAATATTTGAAAAATTTACTTTATAGGAAATATGCTTCATTGTTGAAAAATATTGATTTTGCAAGCTTTATTAAGTTAATGATTAAACAGGGTTTTTAA